In the Campylobacter sputorum subsp. sputorum genome, GCTAACAATTCTATTAAATGTTCTTTTTTCATAATTTTCCTTTATTTAAGTGGTATGCGTACTTTTTTACTTCCAATTGTTGTTTTAAATATGGAGCTCCATGTATTGGTCTTTAAAATTTTTATATCCTTTATTAAACTCAAAAAAGCCACCTTTTTATAGTTATCTTTTTAAATTTACTTAGCTATGATTTATTAATAAATTTGTCCTGTATCTTTATCTACCCAGCGAATATGTGGGCAATTTCCGTACCAAAATTTACCCCATTCAGATTTACCCCACTCATCGTTTTCATCATCCGCTCCATTTAGATATTTTAAATCTGAAGGAAACTCACTTCTTATATACTCTATCATTTTATCAGATGATACATCCCAAAACTGATCTCCTTGTAGTTCTTTTTCAGGTTCATCTTTTATAGGAGAATGAGCTAAAATAAGTCCATCATCTATCATTCTTTTAAATAGAGCTAGAAATATCTCAGCTTCTTCTTCATAAGTTATTTTTCTTCCTAGGTCTTTAGCGAATAATTCTTTTCCCCAACCATATAAAGAACTTACCCAATTTGAAAAAGCCCAATCATATATTTCTTCTATTTGTTCATCACTAAACATTTTACTATTAATGAGTAATTTATTTGAATTTGAGTTCTGTTCCATCTTTAATTCCTTTCGCATCTTTGATTTCTCACTCAAAATAATTCCAGCCTTTTTTAAACACTCTATTGTTGTTACTTAAGCCACCAACCATAATCCAAGTAAATTTTTGGTATTTTATCATTATGGATATCAACTCCAAGCCTATCCATTAAATTAAACCATTTATTTCTCTTAGATGGTGGGAGTTTTGCACCACAAAAAGGGCAAAATTTTATTAAAATTTCGCTTTCTCCACCATCATGAATAATAATGCCATACTCGTCAAATTTTGGCGAATATGAAAATAATGCATCTGGACATTCATATTTATTTTTATGAATATCACAATTAAATTTTAAAGCTTGTCTCATTTTATGGCAACAATGTTTTATTTTAGACATTAGTTTTTCTTCCTTTCACAGCTGGTTTTTCTTTTTTTGTTTTATGATTAATTGAGCCTTGATGTATTCCGCGTTTATTATAAATTTCTATATCTCCATGCTGATAGTCCCATTCGTAAATATTTCCATTTTTCTCATCAATCCATCTTTTTCTTTGACTTTTACTACCAACATTTTTTGCATTTGGGAATATATCGTTTATATCTTTTGGCGGCGTTTCATAATGATAAATTCCAGCTTTTAGTTTTTTACTTCCATCGCCTTCAGTTGTAATAGGTCCTACATTTACAACACCTCTATACCCTATCAAATCACTATTATTAAATTCAACGATTTTTTCATTTTTATCTACCGTAATTTTTTGTTTATATTAAATATACTCCACATTTTTTGGCTATTTTGCTGTATTTTTCTATTATAAATTTATTTTTAAAAAATATTGGAAAAAGTTGGTCATAATTGCTTATTAAACAAATTTCATTTTTTGGAAAAATAAAAAAATGACTAATCCACTGCTCTTTTAATATAAAAGTTATAAAAAGTTTAAGTAATTCAACATCTTTTATCATAAAATACTCACTTTTTATATTATGAAAATTTATATATTGGTGAAGTAAAATATACTGAAATTTTATATCTATACCACTATTTAGATATGATAAAAAAGTATCATAATTCATGTTGAAAAAATCAGTTTTTATAATACACTTCTTATCATTATCCAAAAAAACTTCCTCAATAAAATTTATAAATTTACACTCTTGTAAGCTCATATAGTATCTATCAGATAAGAGCTTAATTCTTTCATCATCTTTGCTTAAAATCATCTCAAAATTACTAAGCAAAGTCTGATTATAATTTAGTCTCATACTTTCAAGTGCTTCATCAATATCATCCATAAGTAACTCCGGAAAATGATTTTCGATCAAACTGCTATCTTCTAATATTTTTAATAAAGGTAAATTTTTCATTATTAATCCCTTAAACGTTTCCCATTCTTATCATAACTACCTTTAATTTTCAATTATCCCAAACATTAAATTTAATTTGTAATAAATTTCTCATACTCCTTTGGAATAACTGGATTTGATGAAAATAGCAATGGCATATATTTATAAATATCTATCATAACTATTTCTTGATATATATTATCTAATCGCCAATCTACTCTGTCATAATGTATGTTAATATCATTAACATTTTCTATCAACAAATCTCCGTTTTCTATTCCAAAATTTATAATTTCGTTTAATTCATCTAATGAATATTTCCATTCATTATGAAATAAATTATAAATTCTACTTATTATCGCATCTTCTTCAATTGTTGATGATAAAAATTCTATTAAATGGTCTTTTTTCATAATTTTTCTTTGTTTAAATTTAAATATAAATTCTCTTTTATTTTATGAAATTTTAAATCTTTTATATCTAAAAACTCTATACAATATTCCTTAAAATCATTTAAAATAAATAAAAAATAAAATATTTTATTTTCATAGATAACTTCACTTGTGATTATCTCTTTTTTAGTTATATTTTTATGCAAACTAAAATCTTTAGAAACTATAAAATTTACATTTAATTCATAATATCCGTTTTGTAAGTCGCCTATATAAAATTTTACAAATAAGCTCTTATTTTTATTATTAATCTTAACAATTTTTGCGTCATTAAAATTAATATCGCAAAAATGCCTAATTATAATATTTGTACTATTTTTAATACTATGTATATAATTATCATACTCTTTTTGTCTTTTGTCATATTCTATATCTAAAATATCGCCCTTAATCCATTCTAAATTAAAAAATTTCATTTTCTTCATTTTGGCAAACTTTAATTTGTTAGGTGAATTTATATTTTACTATCTGTATTTTGTATCAAAATTCCAAATTTAGCTTTTTTAGAAAAGAATTTACTTCCGGCAACGCTTTTTCCTATACAAATATTATCGTTTCTCGTCTCTTTGGCTTGTGCTTTTATTAAGTCAGCTAAAAACATTAAAGTTTTTGAATCTCCTTTTATAAAAAATATATCATCTTCTATCCAAGTGTTTATGGATATATTTTCTTTTGAATATTTTTCACAAATTTTATCTGTTTTCATTTATTGTAATTCCTTTTAGTTTTTAATTATCTAAAAAATTAAATTTAATTTGTAATAAATTTCTCATACTCCTTTGGAATAACTGGATTTGATGAAAATAGTAATGGCATATATTTATAAATATCTATCATAACTATTTCTTGATATGTATTATCTAATCGCCAATCTACTCTATCATAATGTATGTTAATATCATTAACATTTTCTATAAATAAATCTCCATTTGCTATTCCAAAATTTATAATTTCGTTTAATTCATCTAATGAATATTTCCATTCATTATGGAAAAAATTATAAATTCTACTTATTATCGCATCTTCTTCAATTGTTGATGATAAAAATTCTATTAAATGGTCTTTTTTCATTTTTGCTCATTTTAATGAACTATGCATAATTTTATCTCCAATTGTTGTTTTAAATATGGAGCTCCATGTATTGGTCTTTAAAATTTTTATATCCTTTATTAAACTCAAAAAAGCCACCTTTTTATAATTATCTTTTTAAATTTACTTAGCTATTATTTATTAATAAATTTGTCCTGTATCTTTATCTACCCAGCCCCAGCGAATATGTGGGCAATTTCCGTACCAAAATTTACCCCATTCAGATTTACCCCACTCATCGTTTTCATCATCCGCTCCATTTAGATATTTTAAATCTGAAGGAAACTCACTTCTTATATACTCTATCATTTTATCAGATGATACATCCCAAAACTGATCTCCTTGTAGTTCTTTTTCAGGCTCATCTTTCATAGGAGAATGAGCTAAAATAAGTCCATCATCTATCATTCTTTTAAATAGAGCTAGAAATATCTCAGCTTCTTCTTCATAAGTTATTTTTCTTCCTAGGTCTTTGGCAAATAATTCATCTCCTAAGCCATACAATGCATCTACCCAATATCCAAAATAATATTCCAAAACATATTCTATATGTTCTTTTGTAAACATATTAGAATTTATTAATAACTCTTTCACAACTATTCCTTTCAAACTAAATTTTTATTCAAACTTAAATTCATACTTTCTCATAAAATCTTTCATTTCTGGACTTGATTTATTTGGTTTAAAATCCATAGTCCATTTTGGCTTACTACCATCTTGTAAGTTTGATTTAGAAAAATCTCTTAAATTAAATTTTCCTTGTTTGTTATGTATAGTGTATCTATTTCCTACAAATTTACCAGTTTTTTTATCAAACACTTTTTCTATTTTTGGCATCTCCTTAACTCCTGCTGTATCTTTAAAGAATTTAAATACATCTTTATCTGGTACATTTTTAAATACCTTAACACCGCCTTTATTTGTATATTTTACTACTACCAACCCATCTCTATTTTACCTGTATCTTTATCAACCCAGCCTATTCTAGGACAATAATTTCCAAACCAGTATGGAATTGTATCATCATCTGAGTAGTCTGGGTCTAATGGCATATGTTTTCTAATATATTCTATAGCTTCATTGGATGATATGTCCCATATTCTAAAATTTTGCTTAATTTGTATAGGTGTGATGTAATCTTCGATTTTTTCTTTATAAAATTCCTCTGGAGGAAAAAGAAAAGCAAATCCTTCATCTAATAAGGCTTTTAAAATTATAAAAAAAAGTTCATTTTCCTCTTCTTGGCTTAATAGTCTATCAAAAAACAACTCATCCCCCCACCAATTATAATGCAAAATGCTTATCCAAGAACCATAAGAATACTCATATATTCTATTTAATAAATCATCTGTTATTTTTATATTACTAAGCATTACTTCTTCTTTATTCAAATTTTAATTCATACTTTCTCATAAAATCTTTCATTTCTGGACTTGATTTATTTGGTTTAAAATCCATAGTCCATTTTGGCTTACTGCCATCTTGTAAGTTTGATGTAAAAAATAGATTTTTAACAATAACCTTACTCAAAATCAAACTCGATTTTACCATTTTTACTAACCCACCCAATTCTTGGACAAAAATTACTAAAACAATAACCATCGCTCATTTTTTGATTAAATACCATATAGAGCTTTTTTGGAATTTTTTTACGCATATAATATATTACATCTTTAATAGGAATGTCCCAAATTTGATATCCTTGATTTATCCTTATAGGCGTTATATATTTTTTTAAGTTTTTATTATAAAATTCTTCTGGTGGGAAAAAAACTATTTTGTTTTCATATGCCCATATTTCTAAAAGAATAAAAAAAGACTTATAGACATATTTATTGTTTATAATAGTAGATAAATACCAAGGAATCTGATCTATCCAAGAATTATACAATTCTTTAAAAATATCATCTTTTTTATTAAAAATATATTTTTCTATATTACTCAAATTTGATTTCATAATTACTTACTTTACTTTTATCAATCAATTTAATATCCATAGTCCATTTTGGCTTATTGCCATTAGATAATTTAGATTTTAAATTATATCTTAAATAATTGATTTTACTATTATTTATTAATAAATTTGTCCTGTATCTTTATCTACCCAGCGAATTTTAATACTTCTTTCATACCAAAATTTACCCCATTCATCATTTTCATCATCTACGCCATCTAGATATTTTAAATCTGAAGGAAACTCACTTCTTATATACTCTATCATTTTATCAGATGATACATCCCAAAACTGATCTCCTTGTAGTTCTTTTTTTGGTTCTCCAAGTGGGGCATGAGCTAAAATAAGTCCATCATCTATCATTCTTTTAAATAGAGCTAGAAATATCTCAGCTTCTTCTTCATAAGTTATTTTTCTTCCTAGGTCTTTAGCGAATAATTCATTTCCCCAACCATATAAAGAACTTACCCAATTTGAAAAAGCCCAATCATATATTTCTTCTATTTGTTCATCACTAAACATTTTACTATTAATGAGTAATTTATTTGAATTTGAGTTCTGTTCCATCTTTAATTCCTTTCGCATCTTTGATTTCAAAAGTCCATTTTGGCTTACTACCAGCCCATCTCTATTTTACCTGTATCTTTATCAACCCAGCCTATTCTAGGACAATAATTTCCAAACCAGTATGGAATTGTATCATCATCTGAGTAGTCTGGGTCTAATGGCATATGTTTTCTAATATATTCTATAGCTTCATTGGATGATATGTCCCATATTCCATATCCATCTATATCCATTCTAGTAGATACAAACTCGTCTTTTTTTACTAAATCGCTTGGTGGATATAGCACAATAAGTCCTTCATCTAAAAGACGTTTTAAAACTGCAAGAAAGAGTTCATTTTCTTCTAACCAATCAAAATCCTCATAATCACTATGATAAACAATACCTATCCAGCAACCATAAGCATCTTTATACACATTATGAGAAATTCTTTTTATTATCTCTTTTTGTTTATCTGTAAAATTATTCAAATTTTAACTCCCTTGTTATGATTTTGCCTTTTGAATCTGTTCCAATAGGAACTTCCATTGTCCATCTAGCTGATTTGCCATTAGATAGTAAAGAGTTTGAATTATGTCTTAAATTTATTTTACCTTTACCTGTGTCTACTGTATAGAT is a window encoding:
- a CDS encoding DUF6980 family protein, whose amino-acid sequence is MSKIKHCCHKMRQALKFNCDIHKNKYECPDALFSYSPKFDEYGIIIHDGGESEILIKFCPFCGAKLPPSKRNKWFNLMDRLGVDIHNDKIPKIYLDYGWWLK
- a CDS encoding colicin E3/pyocin S6 family cytotoxin → MIGYRGVVNVGPITTEGDGSKKLKAGIYHYETPPKDINDIFPNAKNVGSKSQRKRWIDEKNGNIYEWDYQHGDIEIYNKRGIHQGSINHKTKKEKPAVKGRKTNV